From the genome of Solidesulfovibrio carbinolicus, one region includes:
- a CDS encoding histidine kinase dimerization/phospho-acceptor domain-containing protein, whose product MSRRSITLSHLLWTWGFFLLVLSGVFIFAAGRAEQAALAEAEDRARRSLDLAQYLLRSHPTFGGDADLATYVDSLGPHLGFRLTYIAAGRVLADSDVGAAGVGEMENHADRPEIKKALEGGFGQDLRVSRTLGRDMLYVAQATPAEPGLPAGIVRLALPVSSLRAEIERFRETLLAVLALVFVAGGAASAILARRLSRTVGEMAAVARDIGHGHFDRRIHLVPAADFTPLAEAINALAGRIGTHVGEIEARRARQDAIFDGMAEGLAILDSAGRITAANQAFRAMFPKFDDPTGRIPLEAGAPLCVQRALGEAGAAPGSVRAVGRFELPSGRVVDVVEAVPATPELGRILTFHDVTEAAAMERIFRDFVIDASHNLRTPLTKVLGYAETARGMLAAAPPDTTGADGALTVVERAATAMKSVIDELLTAARDRFAAAKAKAPATDLLAALKQALAAVSPILGAKGVTARLVEAPDGPVGVAVPHETLVQAFSAILVQTPDAASTAVRLLREKHGTYAVRFEGPARLDVALPVADLAAAGGEVFFHGATRVVRLPAA is encoded by the coding sequence ATGTCGCGGCGCTCCATTACGCTCAGCCACCTGCTGTGGACCTGGGGATTTTTTCTCCTGGTTCTAAGCGGCGTTTTCATCTTCGCCGCCGGCCGGGCCGAGCAGGCCGCCCTGGCCGAGGCCGAGGACCGCGCCCGCCGCTCCCTGGATCTGGCCCAATATCTCCTGCGATCCCATCCCACCTTCGGCGGCGACGCCGACCTGGCTACCTACGTCGATAGCCTGGGGCCGCATCTGGGCTTTCGCCTGACCTACATCGCCGCCGGCCGGGTGCTGGCCGATTCCGACGTGGGCGCGGCCGGGGTCGGCGAGATGGAAAACCACGCTGACCGGCCCGAGATCAAAAAAGCCCTGGAAGGCGGCTTCGGCCAGGACCTGCGCGTAAGCCGCACCCTGGGCCGGGACATGCTCTACGTGGCCCAGGCCACCCCGGCCGAACCCGGGCTGCCGGCCGGCATCGTGCGCCTGGCCCTGCCCGTGTCGTCCCTGCGGGCCGAGATCGAGCGTTTTCGGGAAACCCTGCTTGCCGTCCTGGCCCTGGTCTTCGTGGCCGGCGGGGCGGCCTCGGCCATCTTGGCCCGCCGCCTGTCGCGCACCGTGGGCGAGATGGCCGCCGTGGCCCGGGACATCGGTCACGGCCACTTCGACCGGCGCATCCACCTCGTGCCGGCCGCCGATTTCACCCCCCTGGCCGAGGCGATAAACGCCCTGGCCGGCCGCATCGGGACCCATGTGGGCGAGATCGAAGCCCGGCGCGCCCGTCAGGACGCCATCTTTGACGGCATGGCCGAAGGCTTGGCCATCCTTGATTCGGCCGGGCGCATCACTGCCGCCAACCAGGCGTTTCGCGCCATGTTCCCCAAGTTCGACGACCCCACCGGCCGCATCCCCCTGGAGGCCGGCGCGCCCCTTTGCGTGCAGCGCGCCCTTGGCGAAGCCGGCGCGGCCCCGGGCAGCGTGCGGGCCGTGGGCCGCTTCGAACTGCCCAGCGGGCGCGTCGTGGACGTGGTCGAGGCCGTGCCGGCCACCCCGGAACTGGGGCGCATCCTCACCTTCCACGACGTCACCGAAGCCGCCGCCATGGAACGCATCTTCCGCGACTTCGTCATCGACGCCTCCCACAACCTGCGCACCCCCCTGACCAAGGTCCTCGGCTACGCCGAAACCGCCCGGGGAATGCTGGCCGCCGCGCCCCCTGACACCACCGGAGCCGACGGGGCCCTGACCGTGGTTGAGCGCGCCGCCACAGCCATGAAGAGCGTCATCGACGAACTGCTCACCGCCGCCCGGGACCGGTTCGCCGCCGCCAAGGCCAAGGCCCCGGCCACAGACCTCCTGGCCGCACTCAAGCAAGCCCTGGCCGCTGTGTCGCCCATCCTCGGAGCCAAGGGCGTCACCGCCCGCCTGGTCGAGGCTCCGGACGGGCCGGTCGGCGTGGCCGTGCCCCATGAAACCCTGGTCCAGGCCTTTTCGGCCATCCTGGTCCAGACCCCGGACGCCGCCTCCACGGCCGTGCGCCTGCTGCGCGAAAAGCACGGGACCTATGCCGTGCGCTTCGAGGGGCCGGCCCGGCTGGACGTGGCCCTGCCCGTGGCCGATCTGGCCGCAGCCGGTGGCGAAGTTTTTTTCCACGGAGCAACCCGGGTGGTGCGGCTGCCCGCCGCCTGA
- a CDS encoding esterase/lipase family protein yields MPRRLPLVVLLLSLLSLACLGGCARIGVRPSSLDDRAAKLDRTALNSDRPSERTLRFVRQRDLEASLAADPETMLAALDAEARDEKDREALFALAELCYREAGKSKSDPAKAAMFYLSSAVYAYTYLFDDTFRPVLDVYHPYSRQAMEFYNRSLANVLLYARATELHYAKGKEIPWLMGRVRLAERRSELTFSPEEVESFHLAYEFDVRGLTPEQVRLGLGVPVAVVRRPPEGDKLAPAERFTPPVRQTYAATVFLRFAPTADTAKPRHRIYEADFEIHDPMKTDALDVAGRRIPLESDLTTPLAFMMQNTPEPSGLEGMMNPAAWENLTRLYMLQPYDPGKIPVVFVHGLLSSPSTWAPMFNGLMGDPELRARYQFWFFRYPTGNPVLFSAASLRASLDEARRVFDPAGNNPAFNDMVVVGHSMGGLLTKTLVEDSGDDLWNAFSKAPLDTLAVSPEVRDAMRRTFFFSRRPYVKRVVFIATPHRGSEMALGIVGKIGRTLITLPLTVLKPLGAVTAALAHAGKATDAGKDAADKLQTGVDSLSPNNKTLKILAEKSLATPYHSIIGNEKKADVAGGSDGVVPYWSSHLDGAQSEKIVHSGHSAQDHPLAIREVRRILLEHLKENTP; encoded by the coding sequence ATGCCCAGACGTCTGCCGCTCGTCGTCCTGCTGCTGTCCCTGCTAAGCCTTGCCTGCCTGGGCGGCTGCGCCCGCATCGGCGTGCGTCCCTCGTCCCTGGACGACCGGGCCGCCAAGCTCGACCGCACGGCGCTCAATTCCGACCGGCCCTCCGAGCGCACCCTGCGCTTCGTGCGTCAGCGCGACCTGGAAGCGTCCCTGGCCGCCGATCCCGAAACCATGCTGGCCGCCCTGGACGCCGAAGCCCGGGACGAGAAGGACCGCGAGGCGCTGTTCGCCCTGGCCGAGCTCTGCTACAGAGAGGCCGGCAAAAGCAAAAGCGATCCGGCCAAAGCGGCCATGTTCTATCTCTCCAGCGCCGTCTACGCCTACACCTACCTCTTCGACGACACGTTCCGGCCGGTGCTCGACGTCTACCACCCCTATTCCAGACAAGCCATGGAGTTTTACAACCGCTCCCTGGCCAACGTGTTGCTGTATGCCCGGGCCACCGAACTGCACTATGCCAAGGGCAAGGAAATTCCCTGGCTCATGGGCCGGGTGCGCCTGGCCGAGCGGCGCTCGGAGCTGACCTTTAGCCCTGAGGAGGTGGAAAGCTTCCACCTGGCCTACGAGTTCGACGTGCGGGGACTAACGCCTGAGCAGGTGCGCCTGGGCCTTGGCGTGCCCGTGGCCGTGGTGCGCCGTCCGCCCGAGGGCGACAAGCTCGCTCCGGCCGAGCGGTTTACCCCCCCCGTGCGCCAGACCTACGCCGCCACCGTCTTTTTGCGCTTCGCTCCGACCGCCGACACGGCCAAGCCGCGCCACCGGATCTACGAGGCCGATTTCGAGATCCACGACCCCATGAAGACCGACGCCCTGGACGTGGCCGGCCGGCGCATTCCCCTGGAAAGCGACCTGACCACGCCCCTGGCCTTCATGATGCAAAACACCCCCGAACCAAGCGGCCTGGAAGGCATGATGAATCCGGCCGCCTGGGAGAATCTCACCCGCCTCTACATGCTCCAGCCCTATGACCCGGGAAAGATTCCCGTGGTCTTTGTCCACGGGCTGCTCTCCTCGCCGTCCACCTGGGCCCCCATGTTCAACGGCCTCATGGGCGACCCCGAACTGCGCGCCCGCTACCAGTTCTGGTTTTTCCGCTACCCCACCGGCAATCCCGTGCTCTTTTCGGCCGCCTCCCTGCGCGCCTCCCTGGACGAGGCCCGCCGCGTCTTCGATCCAGCCGGCAACAATCCCGCCTTTAACGACATGGTGGTGGTGGGCCACAGCATGGGCGGCTTGCTGACCAAGACCCTGGTGGAAGACAGCGGCGACGATCTCTGGAACGCTTTTTCCAAAGCGCCCCTGGACACGCTGGCCGTGTCGCCCGAGGTGCGCGACGCCATGCGCCGCACCTTCTTCTTCTCCCGCCGGCCCTACGTGAAACGGGTGGTTTTCATCGCCACGCCTCACCGCGGCTCGGAAATGGCCCTGGGCATCGTCGGCAAGATCGGCCGTACGCTCATCACCCTGCCGCTGACGGTCCTCAAACCCCTTGGCGCGGTCACCGCCGCCCTGGCCCACGCCGGCAAGGCAACCGACGCTGGAAAAGACGCTGCGGACAAGCTGCAAACCGGCGTCGACAGCCTCTCGCCCAACAACAAGACGCTCAAGATCCTGGCCGAAAAATCCCTGGCCACGCCCTACCATTCCATCATCGGCAACGAGAAAAAAGCCGATGTCGCCGGCGGTTCCGACGGCGTGGTGCCCTACTGGAGCTCCCACCTCGACGGCGCGCAATCGGAAAAGATCGTCCACTCCGGCCACAGCGCCCAGGACCACCCCCTGGCCATCCGCGAAGTGCGGCGTATTCTGCTGGAACATTTGAAGGAGAATACGCCGTAA